TTGTATGCCTTTACCGACTGCGAAGTCACCATCTCGAGCCGGATCATTGTCATTAAGAACAATCGGCCGGTAGAGATGACGGTGTCCGAGGTGCTGCGCGAGAACTGCGCACAGCTGCTGGATACCTTGAAGCGCGAGTTGGAGTTGAAGGAGCGTAAGCTGCTTCAAGAGATGCATGTTCGGACCCTGGTTCGCATCTTCGTGGAGAACCGCATCTACAAAAAGATCGAGCAGTGCAAGACCCACGAGTCGGTGCATGAAGCGATTCTGGAAGGGTTCAAACCGTTCCGGAAGGAGCTGATGCGCGATCTGAACAGCGATGACCTGCAAATGCTGCTCGAGGTGCGCATTCGCCGCATCTCACTCTTCGACATCAATAAGCATCGCGAGGAGATGGACCGAGTCAAAGCTGAGCTCACCGAGACTCAGAAGCATCTCAAAAACATTCCGAAGTATGCGATCGGTCATCTGCAAGCCTTGATTGATAAGTACGGCCCGATGTATCCGCGTCTCACGAAGTCCAGCCGGCACGATGAGATCGACGCCCGCGAAGTGGCGTTCAAAGCCTTCAAGGTGGCCTATGATCGAGAAACCGGTTATGTCGGCTACAAGGTCTCCGGCGATGAGTTCAAGTTGGAGTGCACCAAGTTTGATCGCCTGCTGATGGTGTTCAAGGACGGTCACTACAAAGTGGTCGAACTTCAGGAGAAGCTCTTTGTAGGCCCCGATCTCTATTACTGCGGGATTCCGGATCGCGATCGAGTTTACACGTTGGTCTATACCGATCGTGACGCGAGCTATCTCAAGCGGTTTACGTTTGGGGGAACCATTTTGAACAAGGAGTATTTCTGTATTCCGCCCAAGTCCAAAATTCTCTATTTCGAGGAGGGAACTCCGGCGCAGCTCTACATCCGCTACAAACCGGTGCCGCACCAGAAGATCAATCAGCAGACCTGCGATCCCTCCCAGGTGGAGGTGAAGACGGCCAAGACTCTGGGTCGTCAGTTGACGATTAAGGATATCGGCGCGGTGAATAGCCGGCCTCCGCGCGGGTGGGATACGGAAGGGCCAACGCCGAAGCTGCAGTTTATCTGAGGGGGGGGATTTGCTCCAACAATTGGGACTAGCTGAATTCGCGGCCCAGAACCCGCAGGGTTCACAGAGACTAGCCGGCGCGTGGAGCGCAGCGACACTCCCGGTCGCCCGGCCCCCTCGAACAGCACCCTGAAAGGCGTGCCACCCGTCGGCCAATGAACTGACGAACTCACTAGTTTCCCTCAGTCGGCGCCTCGAGCGTGAGCAGCCGGTGGCATCGCTGCGCGATGCTCTGTACTTTTAACAGTTCCGGGGGTGCGAGCACCCCCGGCTAAATCTCTTTGAACCCTGCGGGTTCGGGCCCTGGTGACGAAGTGAGAAACTTTGGCAATGCCCAGCCTGTCGACTGGATCGCGAAAAGACCTGATTGAACTATAAACCTCATCGGACCGCTTCACGGTCAACTCCAAATGCTTCGCGGGGAATGGGAGACATATGGAGTGCGGCAGACCTCTGCCGCTTTGGTCTCCCCAGCGTAGCTGGGATCCCCCTCCGGGGAATGCCGAAAAGCTGTCGTTTTAGGGCGCTGTTGTCGAATCGAGGCGCGTGGCTCGGAAGAAGCGAAAAGGAAACTCCCCAGTGACGGGGTGGCTGAAGGTCAGAGTTCCTGTGACATCCGTCTGATTCGTGCTGACCGGAATCCACGTTTGGAAGTTGGTCGTGGCCTCCAGCACATATCGACTCACGGGATCGCCGTGCATTTGAAACGAGAACGATCCGCTGGTTACCGGCGAGGGCGAAAGCAGTTGGATGATTCCATAGACACTCAATTCGTAGCGGAGCGTCAGGGAGCCACCGTTGATGCGAATTTCCCCTCGATAGCCTCCGGGGACAAGCAGCGGGGCTTCCGAGGTCAGGGTCAGATCCAGACGAATTCCTTGCTGCGGCAGCAGGGTTCCGCAGAGGGGGTACACCGTTAGCCAATCCACAGTGGATTCGGCCTCCCAACTCGAGGCGGATCCACCTGAGTTGGTCAGCACGAGGAATTGGCCGCTGGGCGTGAACGGGCCGCCCTGTTTACCCGAAGAAGCCAGCACCGCGGATGGGATCACTTGAGGCTCGGCGGGCCGCGGCCAGCTCGTTGGTGGTGTCCAGCGGATCGATTGGCTATTCGTCAGGGGCACCGAACCCAGATACGAGAAGCGCGAGGCTGCGGTGCCCTGAGGACCCTCTAATCCGATGGTCGCCCGTTTTCCGGCGGCGTTGGCGTTCCTTGAGGATGCAGCCACCTCCTGATAGTTGAAGAGAATCTGTCCGGTCGACTCGTTGAGGACCACTTGAAAGTTGACGGTGGCGGTCTGCGGGGCGGGCAACGATATTCTGCTCCAGGTGACGACCAGGTTGCGGTTCGGACTGGATCCGGCGATGCCCACGCTGATGGTGGTGTTGGCGGACGGGACAAGATCGCTCCAAAACGGACTGAGGAAGTCGTTGGGTGCAGCTGGGTTTGGTAGGTCGGTGTTGGCGGCTTGCGAGACTCCTGTCGCGGTGAAGCCCAGTAGTCCATTAGCTCCGACGAACAGTTGAGTCCGGGTGGTTCCATAGTAAACGAAGGGGAAGGGGATCGTTTGTGCGGCTGAGACGCCATCGTTGGAAAGGCTCAACACGGTGCGGCTGCTGGGAGTCAGCCAAACATAGGCGGCGGCGGACGGCGCATAGGCGGGGCTGACCGCGACAACCTTCTGTATCTGCGCGGTTTTTCCCAAAGAGTTGGTCAGGGTCAGGCGCACTAAGTAGTCACCGAAGGCAGGAAACAGGTGCGTCGGGCTCGCCTCGGTCGAAGAACCGTTATCCCCGAAGTCCCATTGACGCGCGACGATGTTGCCATAGGAGTTGTCGCTGAAGACTTGGATCAACGGGGTGGCGGCTGCGCTCTGAGCCACGTTAAAGTCTGCCACGAGCGAGGGGCCGAGGGCTTTGGCCAAGTTGAGCCGGCCGCCGGTGACGCATTTATTGGACAATCCGGGCAGGGGGTCGACGCTGGACAGGAGGCGCTGAATGATCTGGGTATAGCTCTCGTTGGGAAAGCGGGCCCAGAGCAGCGCGAGCGAACCGCTGGCGATCGCGGTCGAGTAGGAAGTTCCACTGTCGAAGAGATATTGAGTGTCGGACCCGGCACCCGCGGAGAGAATATCGGTACCGGGAGCGGCGAGGTCGACGGATTTTGCCCCGAAGTTGGAATAGCCCGCCAGTTCATCACTCCTGGTTGTCGCGGCCACTGACACGATGTTGTCCAGTGTATAGCTGGCTGGATAAAAGGGAGTGGTGTCGTTGTTGATCCCGTTGTTCCCCGCACCGGCCACGACGATGATGCCCGCCGAGCGGCAGGCGTTCACTGCGCTGAGCAGCAAGGCGGAGGTGTTGGTCGATCCGAAGCTTGCGTTGATGATGCGGGCACCTTTGGCTCGGGCGTAGTCGAAGCATTCCAGGATGTCGGAGAACGTGCCCTGTCCATTGTCACTAGCGTAGCGGCAGATCATCATTTTGACCCTCCAGGCCACGCCGACACCCCCGAGGCCGTTGTTGCCCACGCCACCGAGGACCCCGGCGACGCGGGTTCCATGCCCGGTGACATCAAACGGGTTGCCGGTTTGATTGGCGGTATCGATGCCGTGAACATCATCAACGACCCCGTTTCCGTCGTCGTCGATGCCGTTGCCCGCGACCTCGGCCGGATTAATCCAGAGGTTGGCTGTCAGATCCTCATGAGTGAGCCGTGCTCCGGTATCGATGAGGGCCAC
This genomic window from Verrucomicrobiales bacterium contains:
- a CDS encoding DNA topoisomerase IV subunit A, coding for MSNEKNDPNEKNAKKNGAEAPAEIVAEAAAAAELAIVPFEPGKIDLPFHRRVDTSFLQYASYVIRDRAIPNLSDGLKPVQRRILWSLHEKDDGRFIKVATISGHCAQYHPHGEAAISDALVVLTNKRYLIEGQGNFGNIYTGDPAAAARYIECRLTELARTELFNDELTEFVPSYDGRNKEPVSLPSKLPVLLMLGTEGIAVGLSCKILPHNFPELLEALIAILKKESFKVLPDFPTGGLMDARDYKDGAGSITVRAKIKTKDDSTVAIKEIPPGTTTESLIASIEDAARKGKIKVKSINNFTSEDVEIEVRSHAGVTADQLVDALYAFTDCEVTISSRIIVIKNNRPVEMTVSEVLRENCAQLLDTLKRELELKERKLLQEMHVRTLVRIFVENRIYKKIEQCKTHESVHEAILEGFKPFRKELMRDLNSDDLQMLLEVRIRRISLFDINKHREEMDRVKAELTETQKHLKNIPKYAIGHLQALIDKYGPMYPRLTKSSRHDEIDAREVAFKAFKVAYDRETGYVGYKVSGDEFKLECTKFDRLLMVFKDGHYKVVELQEKLFVGPDLYYCGIPDRDRVYTLVYTDRDASYLKRFTFGGTILNKEYFCIPPKSKILYFEEGTPAQLYIRYKPVPHQKINQQTCDPSQVEVKTAKTLGRQLTIKDIGAVNSRPPRGWDTEGPTPKLQFI
- a CDS encoding S8 family serine peptidase, with translation MVCRTTSDQRHTPRKQGVVKTLTHLISKGLQSLAPLLLGLSTLGFAPPSQPTAGASGYREDRILIQPKSAATQDSLARFHRTKGSRRVRHFQRLSGIEVIEVPRGTQVHQLVDAYRRSGLVEVVEPDYFVESTAAPTDPNFRNGALWYLNQLDGQGNWRGPDIQAPLAWDTKTNADDIVVALIDTGARLTHEDLTANLWINPAEVAGNGIDDDGNGVVDDVHGIDTANQTGNPFDVTGHGTRVAGVLGGVGNNGLGGVGVAWRVKMMICRYASDNGQGTFSDILECFDYARAKGARIINASFGSTNTSALLLSAVNACRSAGIIVVAGAGNNGINNDTTPFYPASYTLDNIVSVAATTRSDELAGYSNFGAKSVDLAAPGTDILSAGAGSDTQYLFDSGTSYSTAIASGSLALLWARFPNESYTQIIQRLLSSVDPLPGLSNKCVTGGRLNLAKALGPSLVADFNVAQSAAATPLIQVFSDNSYGNIVARQWDFGDNGSSTEASPTHLFPAFGDYLVRLTLTNSLGKTAQIQKVVAVSPAYAPSAAAYVWLTPSSRTVLSLSNDGVSAAQTIPFPFVYYGTTRTQLFVGANGLLGFTATGVSQAANTDLPNPAAPNDFLSPFWSDLVPSANTTISVGIAGSSPNRNLVVTWSRISLPAPQTATVNFQVVLNESTGQILFNYQEVAASSRNANAAGKRATIGLEGPQGTAASRFSYLGSVPLTNSQSIRWTPPTSWPRPAEPQVIPSAVLASSGKQGGPFTPSGQFLVLTNSGGSASSWEAESTVDWLTVYPLCGTLLPQQGIRLDLTLTSEAPLLVPGGYRGEIRINGGSLTLRYELSVYGIIQLLSPSPVTSGSFSFQMHGDPVSRYVLEATTNFQTWIPVSTNQTDVTGTLTFSHPVTGEFPFRFFRATRLDSTTAP